A DNA window from Actinomadura coerulea contains the following coding sequences:
- a CDS encoding alpha/beta hydrolase fold domain-containing protein translates to MTVPVGAHANEPAPTPSVSVPSVPTESPAGTPSGAPETGAPGTGSPSAPSATPTEGGPAGADGEPDGTVTAQAVMVTPQLPLFRTYAYGKLPAQKIDAYWRKPGPRATPRPAVLLLHGGYWLEGDKGGGWKYFARRLTEQGFVVLSANYRLAPKAQWPAQRDDAMAALDFIKKHAQVWNVDPNRVAVMGSSAGGHLATQLGTFGTGTSQVRGVVALSPPNNPFLAFQDGAKPDATFTKRKLRRAVVELVRCEPGAAAAPDCWTKLDDASTVTHVSAGDAPMLLMHATGDFVPVTQSTGLASALRAAGVPATVKTIEGDMHASDMLGDEGVYPTILAWLKKRLNPGE, encoded by the coding sequence GTGACCGTTCCCGTGGGAGCCCACGCGAACGAGCCGGCGCCGACGCCCAGCGTGTCCGTCCCGTCCGTGCCGACCGAGTCGCCGGCGGGGACCCCGTCCGGCGCGCCGGAGACCGGGGCCCCCGGTACCGGGTCGCCGTCGGCGCCGTCCGCGACGCCGACGGAGGGCGGCCCCGCCGGCGCGGACGGGGAGCCGGACGGCACCGTCACCGCGCAGGCGGTCATGGTGACGCCGCAGCTCCCGCTGTTCCGCACCTACGCCTACGGCAAGCTGCCCGCCCAGAAGATCGACGCCTACTGGCGCAAGCCGGGGCCGCGCGCCACGCCGCGCCCGGCCGTGCTGCTCCTGCACGGCGGCTACTGGCTGGAGGGCGACAAGGGCGGCGGCTGGAAGTACTTCGCGCGCCGGCTGACCGAGCAGGGCTTCGTCGTGCTGTCGGCGAACTACCGGCTCGCGCCCAAGGCGCAGTGGCCCGCCCAGCGCGACGACGCCATGGCGGCCCTCGACTTCATCAAGAAGCACGCCCAGGTGTGGAACGTCGACCCGAACCGCGTCGCGGTCATGGGCTCGTCGGCCGGCGGGCACCTCGCGACGCAGCTCGGCACGTTCGGGACGGGCACCAGCCAGGTCCGCGGCGTGGTGGCGCTGTCACCGCCGAACAACCCCTTCCTGGCCTTCCAGGACGGCGCGAAGCCGGACGCCACGTTCACCAAGCGCAAGCTGCGCCGGGCCGTGGTCGAGCTCGTCCGCTGCGAGCCCGGTGCGGCCGCCGCCCCGGACTGCTGGACGAAGCTGGACGACGCCAGCACCGTCACGCACGTCTCCGCGGGCGACGCCCCGATGCTGCTGATGCACGCCACCGGCGACTTCGTCCCGGTCACCCAGAGCACCGGGCTGGCGAGCGCGCTGCGCGCCGCGGGCGTCCCGGCGACCGTCAAGACGATCGAGGGCGACATGCACGCCTCGGACATGCTGGGCGACGAGGGCGTCTACCCGACGATCCTGGCCTGGCTGAAGAAGCGGCTCAACCCCGGCGAGTAG